In one Dreissena polymorpha isolate Duluth1 chromosome 7, UMN_Dpol_1.0, whole genome shotgun sequence genomic region, the following are encoded:
- the LOC127839948 gene encoding uncharacterized protein LOC127839948, with amino-acid sequence MATSGKSFGKLLDDETPVDQDPLSVIPIFDMSDVFVIDRQAKASLSKVYGHVKYMVKQLPKEMCTLLSRLYDDVDLKLNDQLSALSEKCTIVVAGKSNPGMNSFMKTILGSDVIPNPHVLSPGTTCCVHSILLDVEEYFVIQMENGPSERHSYPKDSDTFQGLLCDIMQGKTSHQIDLYCNLPAFGNVENVTILRIDGEENLLQTQMVEWIGDTLILIYVVDSASFDDAYDCKIKKDLKERVHSECTEMAMKLTQHLNQKSDTTMPTDFCLTTGDKAILAVTAPLWVPISIVAAFVALGVEAHDDKKLKDFETDCSPFLDAWLKQYLKELLKKKSIEKCVLDNYESILMRRIDQMSARIVSASMQADMVYLESILNDTRDSSEIVGEFTNIKTIVQGHIVSLKLFGLQYLAKDVANCGDITRVKEIGTGKHSEVYAAKYLEKDVALKVIKLFPATMFSRLAELELFRSLHHANIVSLLGVCYTDMLPGAVGSGMREQLSSFRLLILFDKCDTNLEEYVFNNSPFQCGYVFLIIVHSN; translated from the exons CCCATATTCGACATGAGCGATGTCTTCGTAATTGATCGCCAAGCAAAAGCAAGCTTATCGAAAGTATATGGACAtgttaaatatatggttaaacaGCTTCCTAAAGAAATGTGCACCTTGTTATCAAGATTATATGACGACGTCGATTTGAAGCTAAACGATCAGCTCAGCGCACTTTCAGAAAAATGCACAATAGTTGTTGCAG GCAAATCAAACCCAGGTATGAACAGTTTTATGAAAACTATACTGGGAAGCGATGTAATTCCTAACCCGCATGTACTTTCGCCAGGAACTACCTGTTGTGTGCATTCAATACTGTTGGACGTGGAGGAGTATTTTGTGATTCAAATGGAGAATGGACCGAGCGAGAGACATTCTTATCCTAAAGATTCGGACACGTTTCAAGGCCTATTGTGTGACATAATGCAGGGGAAAAcatcacatcaaattgatttGTATTGCAATTTGCCAGCTTTTGGAAACGTA GAGAATGTTACCATACTGAGAATTGATGGAGAAGAAAACTTATTACAAACGCAAATGGTAGAATGGATCGGCGATACGTTGATCCTAATTTATGTAGTAGACAGTGCAAGTTTTGATGATGCCTACGACTGTAAA ATAAAAAAAGACCTAAAGGAGCGTGTTCACTCTGAATGTACGGAGATGGCGATGAAGCTAACGCAGCATTTGAATCAAA AGTCGGATACAACAATGCCAACCGATTTCTGTTTAACAACCGGTGACAAGGCAATACTTGCTGTAACAGCTCCGCTTTGGGTACCGATAAGCATAGTGGCGGCATTTGTTGCCCTAGGGGTGGAGGCACACGATGACAAGAAATTAAAAGACTTTGAGACAGACTGTTCGCCGTTTTTGGATGCATGGCTAAAGCAATATcttaaagaacttttaaagaagAAATCAATTGAAAAATGTGTCCTTGACAATTATGAGTCTATCTTAATGAGGAGAATAGATCAAATGAGTGCCCGTATAGTTTCAGCGTCGATGCAAGCGGATATGGTGTATCTTGAATCAATTTTAAATGATACGCGTGATTCAAGCGAGATTGTTGGTGAATTTACAAACATAAAGACGATCGTGCAAGGTCACATAGTGTCCTTGAAATTGTTTGGGCTTCAATATCTAGCCAAAGACGTCGCGAATTGTGGTGACATTACTCGTGTGAAAGAAATTGGAACGGGAAAACACTCAGAAGTTTATGCAGCCAAATATTTGGAGAAAGACGTGGCACTTAAAGTTATTAAACTATTCCCCGCTACGATGTTTTCACGTTTGGCCGAATTAGAACTATTCAG GAGCTTGCACCACGCTAACATTGTGAGTCTTTTGGGAGTATGTTACACTGACATGTTACCTGGCGCGGTTGGAAGCGGGATGAGGGAACAGTTGAGCAGCTTCCGGTTACTTATCCTGTTCGATAAATGCGACACGAACCTGGAAGAATATGTATTTAACAATTCCCCGTTTCAGTGTGGGTACGTATTCTTGATTATTGTGCAtagcaattaa